In Amaranthus tricolor cultivar Red isolate AtriRed21 chromosome 3, ASM2621246v1, whole genome shotgun sequence, a single window of DNA contains:
- the LOC130807580 gene encoding uncharacterized protein LOC130807580, whose protein sequence is MVSIRTTYNNKFLRLEPGSSFLVATAHVPEEDRSKESCTLFRYVYNRQNGLLGLLHQSRNTERTVIISSSSLSVGSTSNVVQNLIVTDLVRLVMMPRQVTFKGDNGMYLHRQDRFYLRFTKPDRLTSTVHHVARTQPNGDVRFEAPDHPNFFWARNNWEWIRYNDAAPLAQTLFRPVRLSTQSKTIALLSLARNRYCMRWNGNEGQDYLCASTDSIIPEAVMTVEEPIRDRNILIISYDVKNGRIYNLQTRRIVNRTRTNYSFTEDLDEKIPFSFEKVSEDRFYSSHSWKVFEPSSVEVTAIPRLISTTEIGMEKSGNNNVEWSNVNRETQTQERSVKVSIPPRSRIMVTFTVTQGFIDVPYSYKQRDIHIDGNHETRILEDGVFTGFNTIVDHVVSDPLPLPRTYEMPPLEDLDGVDGESDPNFPSSDNEEINEEDGKEYVDADNDVGPLAPPS, encoded by the exons ATGGTCAGCATACGAACCACCTACAACAATAAGTTCCTACGACTCGAACCTGGTTCGTCATTTTTGGTTGCAACGGCTCATGTGCCCGAGGAAGACCGTTCTAAAGAATCTTGCACTTTGTTTAGGTATGTCTATAACAGGCAAAATGGACTCTTGGGTCTTCTCCACCAGTCCCGAAATACCGAGCGTACGGTtatcatatcatcatcatctttatcTGTTG GGAGCACAAGCAACGTTGTTCAAAACTTGATAGTAACAGACCTGGTGAGGTTGGTGATGATGCCGAGGCAAGTGACATTTAAAGGAGACAATGGGATGTACCTACATAGACAAGATAGGTTCTATCTCCGATTCACAAAGCCAGACAGACTAACTTCAACTGTGCACCACGTTGCACGTACTCAACCTAATGGTGATGTTAG GTTTGAGGCCCCTGATCATCCTAATTTTTTTTGGGCGAGGAATAATTGGGAATGGATTAGATATAATGATGCAGCCCCCTTGGCACAAACTCTGTTCCGCCCGGTCAGGCTAAGTACGCAAAGCAAAACCATTGCTTTGTTGAGCTTGGCTAGGAATAGGTATTGTATGAGATGGAATGGCAACGAAGGTCAAGATTATCTTTGTGCTTCTACAGATAGCATAATCCCTGAGGCAGTGATGACAGTTGAGGAGCCAATTCGGGATAGAAATATCTTGATTATCAG TTACGATGTGAAGAATGGCAGAATATATAATTTACAAACACGACGGATTGTGAATAGAACAAGAACCAACTATTCTTTTACTGAAGACTTGGATGAAAAAATTCCCTTCTCTTTCGAAAAGGTGAGTGAAGATAGGTTCTACTCATCGCATTCATGGAAGGTGTTTGAACCCTCGTCTGTAGAAGTTACTGCCATCCCGAGGCTAATTTCTACAACAGAAATTGGTATGGAAAAGTCTGGAAATAATAATGTTGAATGGTCCAACGTAAATAGGGAGACTCAAACACAAGAGCGTTCAGTAAAGGTAAGTATACCTCCTAGAAGTCGAATAATGGTGACTTTTACAGTTACCCAGGGATTTATTGATGTTCCTTACTCTTACAAACAACGTGATATTCATATTGATGGTAACCATGAGACTAGAATCTTGGAAGATGGTGTTTTCACTGGTTTCAACACAATTGTTGATCATGTTGTAAGTGATCCTTTACCTCTTCCTCGGACTTATGAAATGCCACCTTTGGAGGACCTTGATGGTGTTGACGGAGAATCTGATCCCAACTTCCCATCATCTGATAATGAAGAGATCAATGAGGAAGATGGAAAAGAATATGTTGATGCTGATAATGATGTTGGACCACTTGCTCCACCATCTTAA